From a region of the Candida albicans SC5314 chromosome 1, complete sequence genome:
- a CDS encoding uncharacterized protein (Ortholog(s) have proteasome binding activity, role in cellular response to arsenic-containing substance, proteasome-mediated ubiquitin-dependent protein catabolic process and cytoplasm, nucleus localization), producing the protein MSSGVTNLFIDKSQRPNQDEQGLIDIGKNCQYCNQLDFLPFICEFCKKTFCSQHRTIEQHQCIAKNKFFNQHKSRSSSPDESDNGGGGGTIISSKSLFPDRNADKRKLEAKLNSINPIRPTTIKETQFRVGDVSISGSSNAFKKFQKFLTNQKKNKKSGTTNGGNSITSKLFGGKSSKTSSNNKFIDIANLKKNAKGDNKIIMNDRIYIWCIYVENPDLQISIDKDKKPVFISKNWVVGRSLDSVADNLHIQNKNNVTNESSEKLNIFKLEDNNGSSGVDGEPKLISTSLKSTVFKTGDTIYLVRGTI; encoded by the coding sequence atgTCATCAGGGGTaaccaatttatttattgataaatctcAACGACCAAATCAAGATGAACAAGGATTAATAGATATTGGTAAAAATTGTCAATATTGTAATCAATTAGATTTTTTACCATTTATATGTgaattttgtaaaaaaacATTTTGTTCACAACATCGAACCATTGAACAACATCAATGTATTgccaaaaataaatttttcaatcaacaTAAATCAAGATCATCTAGTCCTGATGAATCAgataatggtggtggtggtggtactATTATTTCTTCGAAAAGTTTATTTCCGGATCGAAATGCTGATAAACGGAAATTAGAagcaaaattgaattctaTCAATCCAATAAgaccaacaacaattaaagaAACTCAATTTAGAGTTGGAGATGTATCTATTAGTGGATCTTCCAATGCATTTaagaaatttcaaaaatttctaACCAAccaaaagaagaacaagaagagtGGTACTACCAATGGGGGTAATTCAATTacatcaaaattatttggtgGTAAATCAAGTAAGACcagtagtaataataaattcattgatattgctaatttgaaaaagaatgcTAAAGgtgataataaaatcattatgAATGATAGAATCTATATTTGGTGTATATATGTGGAAAATCCTGATTTACAAATATCTAttgataaagataaaaaacCGGTATTTATATCGAAAAATTGGGTTGTCGGAAGATCACTTGATTCAGTTGCTGATAATTTAcatattcaaaataaaaataatgttaCTAATGAATCACTGgagaaattaaatatttttaaattggAAGATAATAATGGTAGTAGTGGTGTTGATGGAGAACCAAAATTAATATCAACATCTTTAAAATCAACTGTTTTTAAAACTGGTGATACAATATATTTAGTTAGAGGaacaatataa
- the SPC19 gene encoding Spc19p (Essential subunit of the Dam1 (DASH) complex, which acts in chromosome segregation by coupling kinetochores to spindle microtubules): MTQQDLPQNQRFNNLDNCTDSLRQSIKILQQSNKILDETLQDSTRLTKILSTNKVFDLIPELDLNDAKSNFTKNITPQLNQQLNKLEDELIQLQTKKTTLTNKLKLINVRLKNYEKKGNKEEGGKNFNSNGLSDIDIDNLLTNRHKNGYDVNKLHQLRFLRDKKTRLQYSLNRLN; encoded by the coding sequence ATGACACAGCAAGACCTACCACAGAACCAAcgattcaataatttggACAATTGTACTGATTCATTACGTCAATCAATCAAGATATTACAACAATCCAATAAAATTTTAGATGAAACTTTACAAGATAGTACCAGATTAACAAAAATACTATCAACGAATAaagtatttgatttaatacctgaattagatttaaatgatgcaaaatcaaatttcacCAAGAATATTACCCcacaattaaatcaacaattgaataaattagaagatgaattaattcaattacaaACGAAGAAAACTACTTTaactaataaattaaaattaataaatgttcgattgaaaaattatgaaaaaaaaggtaataaagaagaaggagggaaaaattttaatagTAATGGATTAAGTGATAtagatattgataatttattaactaATAGACATAAAAATGGTTATGATGTTAATaaacttcatcaattaCGATTTTTAAGAGATAAAAAGACTCGATTACAATACTCATTAAATCGGTTGAACtaa
- a CDS encoding uncharacterized protein (Ortholog(s) have role in TOR signaling, protein targeting to vacuole, re-entry into mitotic cell cycle after pheromone arrest and endoplasmic reticulum membrane, endoplasmic reticulum-Golgi intermediate compartment localization) translates to MTDIPIALDNSQLLNNNNNLNSSNHHNHNHNHNHHHHHLSKQNSSQTTVPKSSTSFSEQQHQQPFPNLETKKSGLIYIKNSQSLKNGTKISNKVPRSNSSSSGNGGLSSNTSSVDAKSSTAALGRKRSNSQSQVVSIPTKPKYTTASTSRDPSKGGGSSLSSSTSRISSNPSSNNGSLSNHNPQKRNQIQYYVTLLPLNDTFIKKHLPVATYPETTKLGRPTGTKFKPDVTNGYFDSRVLSRNHAQIYIDPKNGKLMIQDLGSSNGTYLNEVRLSQDPTEIKIGDMICLGFNVQAESTHKQISLRIENLNVISTQLEGGDNYNYNNNNNNSDINGNGNFFINGNDQLDTPEFKRLSFIEDIARQVEKIDFENDDDNSTELKNKDHDHDRDRDRDHENTLTFDNALFSDINPNIEDNLLGLYSMTNSGIYNNSQITSTTTLENIINVLVLNLSRVKQQNSSLNSLSTFLENYYYNLNQLNQDYLDQQFQKKLSKIEQELIKEQTNHQKLKDKFKNLELESNKKLDLLNRKFKSMEKDRDNLKKSHIELQLKYETIENDYNLANETIESLKQEKLDLQEALDEMTRQQQQQQQQQQQEKEAKEREVLKLNGNKSKELLNDESVVSEAINGFIQDLSRTPSVRDNMKNLESSGTINRDTIKLTPPVSDNEEEEEEGGGEEEDNDDEGISLPSTPSVLQRNGFKIEHSQKEKRSNGDDESIDSNFNSHSHSQQQQQHNDKSISPIITDFESIIATNSIPINSPEKNFQQQQHQEIEPFPKVENQSCNGSPIKKSITNQSNNNTKLLGDKGNHNNLLKKLFSNQQGGESSSSSSSSSMKILDKIEIEIDKQKLQTAIIAMSAMIIGYYLQRLTN, encoded by the coding sequence ATGACAGATATCCCTATAGCTCTTGATAATTCTCAATTActtaataacaacaataatcttaattcatcaaaccATCATAATCACAACCACAATcacaatcatcatcaccatcatctTCTGAAACAAAACTCACTGCAGACAACAGTaccaaaatcatcaacatctttttcagaacaacaacaccaacaaccATTCCCCAATTTAGAAACAAAGAAGAGTGGATTGATATATATCAAGAATTCACAAAGTTTAAAGAATGGAACAAAAATATCTAATAAAGTACCTCGATctaatagtagtagtagtggaAATGGTGGATTAAGTTCTAATACTTCTTCTGTTGATGCTAAATCATCTACAGCAGCATTAGGCAGGAAAAGATCAAATTCACAATCACAAGTAGTATCGATTccaacaaaaccaaaatataCTACAGCTTCAACATCGCGTGATCCATCAAAAGGAGGAGGATCTCTGCTACTGTCACTGACATCAAGAATATCATCAAATCCAAGTAGCAATAATGGTTCTTTATCAAATCATAATCCTCAAAAACggaatcaaattcaatattatgTTACTCTTTTACCTTTAAATGATACATTTATTAAGAAACATCTCCCTGTGGCAACATATCctgaaacaacaaaattagGTAGACCAACTGGTACTAAATTTAAACCTGATGTAACTAATGGATATTTTGATTCACGAGTTTTGAGTAGAAATCATGCAcaaatttatattgatCCCAAAAATGGCAAATTAATGATACAAGATTTAGGTTCATCTAATGGAACTTATTTAAATGAAGTTAGATTATCACAAGATCCTActgaaattaaaattggtGATATGATTTGTCTTGGATTTAATGTTCAAGCAGAATCTACTCATAAACAAATAAGTttaagaattgaaaatttgaatgttATATCTACTCAATTAGAAGGTGGtgataattataattataataataataataataatagtgatattaatggtaatggtaatttctttattaatgGGAATGATCAATTGGATACACCTGAATTTAAACGtttatcatttattgaAGATATTGCTCGacaagttgaaaaaattgattttgaaaatgatgatgataattcaaccgaattaaaaaacaaagaccATGACCATGACCGTGACCGTGACCGTGACCATGAAAATACTTTAACGTTTGATAATGCCTTGTTTTCAGATATTAATCCTAATATAGAAGATAATTTATTGGGACTTTATTCAATGACAAATTCAGgaatatataataattctcAAATCACTAGTACTACAACATtagaaaatattattaatgtaTTAGTActtaatttatcaagagttaaacaacaaaattcttcattaaaTAGTTTATCGAcatttttggaaaattattattataatttaaatcaattaaatcaagattatttggatcaacaatttcaaaaaaaattactgaaaattgaacaagaattaattaaagaaCAAACTAATcatcaaaaattaaaagataaatttaaaaatttggaattagaatcaaataaaaaattggatttacttaatagaaaattcaaatctatGGAAAAAGATCgtgataatttgaaaaaatctcatattgaattacaattgaaatatgaAACTATAGaaaatgattataatttaGCTAATGAAACCATTGAATCattaaaacaagaaaaattagatTTACAAGAAGCTCTTGATGAAATGAcacgacaacaacaacaacaacaacaacaacaacaacaggaGAAAGAGgcaaaagaaagagaagttcttaaattgaatgggaataaatcaaaagaacTTTTAAATGATGAACTGGTTGTAAGTGAAGCAATTAATGGATTTATTCAAGATCTTTCTCGAACTCCTTCAGTTCGTGATAATATGAAGAATTTAGAATCTTCTGGAACAATAAATAGAGATACAATTAAATTAACTCCTCCAGTGTCCGacaatgaagaagaagaagaagaaggaggaggagaagaagaagataatgatgatgaaggaATTAGTTTACCAAGTACTCCTAGTGTATTACAACGCAATggttttaaaattgaacatTCTCAAAAGGAGAAGAGAAGCAACGGTGACGACGAATCAATAGATTCTAATTTTAATTCTCATTCTCattcacaacaacaacaacaacataatgataaatctaTTAGTCCAATTATAACAGATTTTGAATCTATTATTGCTACGAATTCAATCCCAATAAATTCTcctgaaaaaaattttcaacaacaacaacatcaagaaattgaaccaTTTCCTAAAGTTGAAAATCAAAGTTGTAATGGACTgccaataaaaaaatctatTACAAATCAgagtaacaacaacaccaaacttcttggtgatAAAGGGaatcataataatttattgaaaaaattatttctGAATCAACAAGGGGGagaatcatcatcatcatcatcatcatcactgatgaaaattttagataaaattgaaattgaaattgataaacaaaaattacaaaCAGCAATAATAGCTATGTCAGCTATGATTATAGGTTATTATTTACAAAGATTAACCaactaa
- the KTR4 gene encoding putative mannosyltransferase (Mannosyltransferase; induced during cell wall regeneration; fungal-specific (no human or murine homolog); Bcr1-repressed in RPMI a/a biofilms) has translation MISFISLRRRKLISILAIFTIFILSGSIIGYYNGHHHIIKMVENYTPDDFQNSITALTNKFDFSYLPGFKGIITKNNSTSFESLDDLDINGFSLIPGNVQFKFLNKGNKKGTPEQILEQNMKDYKELLGSKTIGQPKDAKLVPPPPPEELPNYKRANATILSLVRNGELGAIGSSIKRLQKKFNSKYNYPYTFLNDEPFTDRFKQRILKYTGNAPVEFVQIKPEYWQKPSFIDTVKEAKEMEIMFKHDVAYAKKQSYHNMCRFYSSQFYKIPELQKYKYYWRVEPKVNFFTDINYDVFKYMEDTQKIYGFTINLYDNEETVKTLWPETIKYLNQGDNYKYINPKGSFQWLLEDLQNPKKTKFAGGYSTCHFWSNFEIGDFDFFRNEAYDNWVKYLDSTGKFYYERWGDAPVHSIGVSLFADKDKIHFFKDIGYDHDPYTNCPNTETTQMCEIGKFSRWEHLYDQNCLMNWLHHDQPKDVY, from the coding sequence ATGATTAGTTTTATTAGTCTTCGGAGAAGAAAATTGATATCGATTCTAGCGATTTTCACCATATTTATCCTTCTGGGTTCAATCATTGGATATTATAATGgtcatcatcatataaTTAAAATGGTGGAAAATTATACACCTGatgattttcaaaattcaataactGCATTGactaataaatttgatttttcatatttacCTGGATTTAAAGGAATCATcaccaaaaataatagCACTAGTTTTGAATCATTAGATGATCTTGATATTAATggattttcattaattccTGGTAATGttcaatttaaatttttaaataaagGTAATAAAAAGGGTACACCAGAACAAATTCTTGAACAAAATATGAAAGAttataaagaattattagGATCGAAAACTATTGGACAACCAAAAGATGCCAAATTGgttccaccaccaccacctgAAGAATTACCAAATTATAAAAGAGCCAATGCAActatattatcattagtaCGTAATGGTGAATTAGGGGCAATTGGTAGTAGTATTAAACgattacaaaaaaaattcaattcgAAATATAATTATCCTTATAcatttttaaatgatgaaCCATTTACTGATCGATTTAAACAACggattttgaaatatacTGGGAATGCACCTGTCgaatttgttcaaattaAACCTGAATATTGGCAAAAACCATCATTTATAGATACAGTTAAAGAAGCTAAAGAAATGGAAATTATGTTTAAACATGATGTTGCGTATGCCAAGAAGCAATCATATCATAATATGTGTCGATTTTATCTGAGtcaattttataaaattcctgaattacaaaaatataaatattattgGCGAGTGGAACCTAaagttaattttttcactGATATTAATTATGATGTTTTTAAATATATGGAAGACACCCAAAAAATTTATGGATTTACCATTAATTTatatgataatgaagaaacCGTGAAAACTCTTTGGCCTGAAAccattaaatatttaaatcaaggtgataattataaatatattaatcCGAAAGGATCATTTCAATGGTTATTAgaagatttacaaaatcctaaaaaaacaaaatttgcTGGAGGTTATTCAACTTGTCATTTTTGgtcaaattttgaaattggtgattttgattttttccGTAATGAAGCTTATGATAATTGGGTTAAATATCTTGATTCTACAGggaaattttattatgaACGATGGGGTGATGCACCAGTACATTCAATTGGAGTTAGTTTATTTGCtgataaagataaaattcatttttttaaagatATTGGTTATGATCATGATCCTTATACTAATTGTCCAAATACTGAAACTACTCAAATGTGTGAAATTGGGAAATTTAGTAGATGGGAACATTTATATGAtcaaaattgtttaatgaATTGGCTTCATCATGATCAACCCAAAGATGTATATTAA